The sequence TGTGTTTCCTGCTCTAATGCTTAGTTATCTGGGTCAGGGGGCATTTGTACTAGAACATGGTTCTACCGGAACGGTCCTCTTCTCCATGGTTTCCTCCATAGTTGGACCATTATACATTCCGTTTCTGGTCATGAGTATCTGTGCAACGGTTATAGCGTCTCAGGCTATGATCAGCGGTATGTTTTCTATTGTTTATCAGGCAATGACAACACGGATTATACCAAAAATGAAGATAGATTACACATCTTCATCACTTCGGTCACAGATCTATATTGACAGCATAAACTGGATCCTTTTATTAGCAGTGTTGATCGTTATGGCTGCTTTTCAGTCATCAGAACATCTTGGGGCAGCATATGGACTTGCAGTTGCCGGAGATATGTCAATAACTGCTTTCATGCTTCTTGTCATATTTTCCATCAAAAGGGATGCAGGAAAGGTTGGAGTCATGTGTTTATTACTTGGAATTAACCTGACCTTCTTCATGGCCTGTTTAACAAAACTCCCACATGGAGCTTACTGGTCTTTTCTTCTGGCCCTGATACCTTTTATCATAATCATGATATTTATACAGGGGCAGCAGAAACTTCGTTCAGTATTTAAACCCATCCCCTATGAAGAGTTTATCGATAAATATCATCAGTTATACAAGGGAGTATGCAAAATTTCAGGTGCTGCACTGTATTTTACCTCAGATATTCGATCAGTCTCTCCCTATATTGGACAAATTTTTTTCCAAAATAACATCATTTACCAACAAAACATTCTGGTTTCTGTCAGAGTCAAAGGATATCCTTTTGGAGTTACATCTGATTATCAGGAAGGACTGGCAGAAGGGCTTTCTGCATTTATCATTGAAGCTGGGTATATGGAAATTGTAGATATCGAAGGTCTTCTCCGTGAGAGAGGGATTTATGAAAAAACGATCTTTTATGGCATTGAGAATATCATAAGTGACCGGATGATCTGGAACCTCTTTGGTCTGATGAAAAAAGCTTCTCCACCATTTGTTCAGTTTTATTCATTGCCGGCTGAGAAAATTCACGGAGTAGTTACCAGGTTTGTAATGTAAATTAAGAAAAAAATTATTTGAAATTCAAGTCAGACTCTTATACCAGATATTCATACTCTCAAATTTTCCACAAATATTTGTATTTTTAATGAGCGTTCCACCATGTTGATACCCGAAACCGGAAAATAAACGGTTGATTTGGAGTGGTTCTGCCCTGCAAATCGTAAATGCTGTTTTAACATGATTTTTCTTCATGTGTTTCTCCATAAATGAAAGAAGTATTTTTGAGATTCCATATCCCCGATATTTTGGATTTACGGCTAAATCACTCATTTCAACAGCAGAAGCATGTGCATCAATTTCACAAGAGCCTGCACCTATAACTTCATTTGATATTTCAGCAACAAAAAAAGGTACACCAGAACTCATGATCTTTTTCAGATAATAAGGTTCACATATCGGAAATGGATATGTCTCAAAAACCTTTTTGTATAGGGCACATAGCTCTGAAATATCAGATGTGTCTGCTTTTCGAATCCTTATTTCTTGCGAATAATTTTTTTGAACTGGTGGGAGCAGGTTATTCTGGCAGGTATGAATGTTTCTTTGGATTTTATTAAACCCATCTTCTTCAGCTCTCCGGATATTAAAAAACCTGGATAAAAAAAGAGCATCTTCTATACCCTGGTAATAACCCGGAATACGCGCTTCAATCCGTGTATCCGGGGTTTTAAAATCCCTCTCTAATGATCTGGGAACCTTAAGGATAATCTTTTCATAAGAGTAAACAAGTTGTAAATAATTGATTCTATGCAGGATGAGTTCAATATCGTCCGGATGAACCTGGATAAGGTAAATCCTGTTATTATAATATCCATGTTGAATCAGGCTTTTCCCAATGGTTACTAAAAAATCAGTCTCCATCTGCCCTCCTAGAGATTCGGTCAAGATCTGCTGGGAGGATTGTAATATCATTTTCATAATCTGATAATAATGCCTCAATCCCCTGAGCACGTTTTCCTGCACTTTCCTCATCAATTGAATGTTGGAGTACACATGCCTCACACCGAAGATCACAAGTTACTCCCTCATATGAAGATGGTTCCTGATAAGTAGTGAACATCCCTTCATAATTACGGAGAACAACCTTGTTGGAAGACCACGATACGAGATAATAGGGCATCACTGGGATTTTTCCACCGCCTCCTGGTGCATCAATTACATACGTAGGAACTGCAAGACCTGAAGTATGGCCAATAAGGCTTTCAATAATTTCGATTCCTTTCCCTACTGGTGTTCTGAAATGAGCAAGGCCCTCTGCAAGATCGCATTGGAACAAGTAATATGGCCTGACACGGTTTTTTACAAGTTCTTGAACCAGTTTTTTCATGATGACCGGACAGTCATTTACCCCTGCTAATAGAACAGACTGGTTACCAAGAGGAATTCCTGCATCCGCAAGTTTTGCAAGAGCGTTACGTGAATCATCCGTGAATTCTTTTGGATGGTTAAAATGAGTATTTAGCCAGAGGGGGTGATATTTTTTGAGGATTGAAACAAGATTATCAGTTATCCGGAAAGGAAGAACAACAGGTACCCGGGATCCGATTCTGATAATCTCAATATGAGGTATTTTTCGTAACCTGCTTAGTATTCTGTCCAGTTGATGGTCTGACAGCATGAGAGGATCCCCTCCTGATAACAGGACATCTCGGATTTCGGGATGATTTTCGATGTATGAATAGGCTGCTTCCAGTTCCTCTTCCAATGGAATTGAGGATACCTGACCTACCTTTCTCTTTCGTGTACAATGTCTGCAGTACATTGCACAGGTGTTGCTTATCAGAAACAGGATTCTGTCCGGATACCTGTGTGTGATCAATGGGCATGGACTATCTGCGTCTTCTCCCAGTGGATCGTGAATATCATAGTCCTCTATGATTAATTCTCCGACAGATGGAACCGCCTGTTTAAAAATGGGATCATGATATGGATCATGGGTATCGATCAAAGACAGGTAATAAGGAGTAATAGACATAGGAAAGATGTCACATGTCTTCTGTATATCTTTTCGTTCCGTATCAGACAATGGTATGTCAAGCATGCGTTCTAGAGTTTTAATATCAGTAATGCTATGCCCAACTTGCCATTTCCAGTCTTTCCACCTTTGTTTATTATCTTCGGCAGCTTGTTCGATAGATGGAGGGATTGTTTTTATATGAGTCATATTTTTGTATGATTTTGATGAATTTGGTTTTTACCAACATTTTTTCATAAAACTGGCGAATGGGTACCTCAAGAAGAAAAAAACTTAGTAGGTTGCCACTTCACGATAAGCAGCAGGATCATATTCAAACAGCCACTCCCGGATAGGGCCTGTTCCTGGAGTAAACGGCTCATAATCATCAAACCATCGTGCCTGTGGATTTGAATGAGATATCATGAATTTGTCATAATCTTCTGGATCGGCTGCCTGATGGTA comes from Methanospirillum hungatei and encodes:
- a CDS encoding KUP/HAK/KT family potassium transporter, giving the protein MFSTLVDSRVLKSLGLVFGDIGTSPIYTIGIILLVLVPDEGNIFGIISLIFWSLFLIITVQYVWFAMNVGSKGEGGTIVLKEILTGLLKDSPLVPFISLLAIVGVCLFMGDGVITPAISILSAVEGIRLVPGLEDISGTILLLIAASIAICLFAFQRRGTDKISWAFGPVMAIWFLCLSITGLISLVSTPHILFALSPHFAFGFLLDNGLASLIVLSALVLCVTGGEALYADMGHLGREPIVKGWYCVFPALMLSYLGQGAFVLEHGSTGTVLFSMVSSIVGPLYIPFLVMSICATVIASQAMISGMFSIVYQAMTTRIIPKMKIDYTSSSLRSQIYIDSINWILLLAVLIVMAAFQSSEHLGAAYGLAVAGDMSITAFMLLVIFSIKRDAGKVGVMCLLLGINLTFFMACLTKLPHGAYWSFLLALIPFIIIMIFIQGQQKLRSVFKPIPYEEFIDKYHQLYKGVCKISGAALYFTSDIRSVSPYIGQIFFQNNIIYQQNILVSVRVKGYPFGVTSDYQEGLAEGLSAFIIEAGYMEIVDIEGLLRERGIYEKTIFYGIENIISDRMIWNLFGLMKKASPPFVQFYSLPAEKIHGVVTRFVM
- the ablB gene encoding putative beta-lysine N-acetyltransferase — encoded protein: METDFLVTIGKSLIQHGYYNNRIYLIQVHPDDIELILHRINYLQLVYSYEKIILKVPRSLERDFKTPDTRIEARIPGYYQGIEDALFLSRFFNIRRAEEDGFNKIQRNIHTCQNNLLPPVQKNYSQEIRIRKADTSDISELCALYKKVFETYPFPICEPYYLKKIMSSGVPFFVAEISNEVIGAGSCEIDAHASAVEMSDLAVNPKYRGYGISKILLSFMEKHMKKNHVKTAFTICRAEPLQINRLFSGFGYQHGGTLIKNTNICGKFESMNIWYKSLT
- the ablA gene encoding lysine 2,3-aminomutase, whose protein sequence is MTHIKTIPPSIEQAAEDNKQRWKDWKWQVGHSITDIKTLERMLDIPLSDTERKDIQKTCDIFPMSITPYYLSLIDTHDPYHDPIFKQAVPSVGELIIEDYDIHDPLGEDADSPCPLITHRYPDRILFLISNTCAMYCRHCTRKRKVGQVSSIPLEEELEAAYSYIENHPEIRDVLLSGGDPLMLSDHQLDRILSRLRKIPHIEIIRIGSRVPVVLPFRITDNLVSILKKYHPLWLNTHFNHPKEFTDDSRNALAKLADAGIPLGNQSVLLAGVNDCPVIMKKLVQELVKNRVRPYYLFQCDLAEGLAHFRTPVGKGIEIIESLIGHTSGLAVPTYVIDAPGGGGKIPVMPYYLVSWSSNKVVLRNYEGMFTTYQEPSSYEGVTCDLRCEACVLQHSIDEESAGKRAQGIEALLSDYENDITILPADLDRISRRADGD